A genomic segment from Nicotiana tabacum cultivar K326 chromosome 7, ASM71507v2, whole genome shotgun sequence encodes:
- the LOC107799142 gene encoding uncharacterized protein LOC107799142, whose translation MASSSYSSLSWCSAPIPKPSPTIPLPSSLFPSNARGFTGILPQKSISSSRAQAKFDKFQGQDNLEQDSTEPALLDPQLQTIEEEEEEDDDCLPSDLEGAVQQSGQATATFVSSGGMRAIVELLIPQLQFLDDEGAQAELWELSRVFLETLIEETGCQRVKAIFPDAGAAALLKYRWKDATFGFSSLGDRKPVTREDEIVVMVVPDYQMLGYVEKIASDLSDDPPRPLIMWNPRLISEDVGVGINVRRLRRNFLSTFTVAYSMRPLASGAVFRCYPGLWKVFYDDKDRPNRYLLAKEQISRPTTEDLEIIFGGVDEKEENGPSLLDQAAGIFSSINRFMKVISR comes from the exons ATGGCATCTTCTTCATATTCAAGCCTCTCATGGTGTTCTGCTCCAATACCCAAACCATCCCCCACAATTCCCTTACCATCATCTCTTTTTCCCTCAAATGCTCGTGGGTTTACTGGAATTTTACCCCAAAAATCCATTTCCAGCTCAAGAGCTCAAGCCAAGTTTGACAAATTTCAAGGCCAAGATAATCTTGAACAAGACTCCACAGAGCCAGCTCTTTTAGACCCACAATTGCAAACAattgaggaagaggaagaagaagatgacga TTGTCTGCCTTCGGATTTGGAGGGTGCCGTTCAGCAGTCGGGCCAAGCAACTGCCACTTTTGTATCTTCAGGAGGAATGAGAGCCATA GTTGAGCTCTTAATACCACAGCTTCAGTTTCTTGACGATGAGGGTGCACAAGCTGAATTATGGGAACTATCAAGGGTATTTTTGGAAACACTTATTGAGGAGACAGGATGCCAG AGAGTTAAAGCCATTTTTCCAGATGCTGGAGCTGCGGCACTTCTAAAATATCGGTGGAAAGATGCTACATTTGGATTCTCCAG TCTAGGTGATCGGAAGCCAGTCACTAGGGAAGACGAAATTGTTGTCATGGTAGTTCCTGATTATCAGATGCTGGGATATGTAGAAAAAATTGCATCCGATCTCTCAGATGACCCG CCTAGGCCTCTTATCATGTGGAACCCTCGTCTGATTAGTGAGGATGTCGGAGTGGGGATCAATGTACGTAGGCTGCGGCGCAATTTTTTAAG CACCTTCACTGTTGCGTACTCGATGAGACCTCTAGCATCTGGTGCTGTATTTAGATGTTATCCCGG ATTGTGGAAAGTGTTTTATGATGATAAGGACCGACCAAACAGATATCTTCTTGCCAAGGAACAGATCAGCCGTCCAACTACAGAAGATCTGGAG ATAATATTTGGAGGTGTGGATGAGAAGGAAGAGAACGGTCCCTCACTGTTGGATCAAGCAGCTGGAATCTTCTCTTCTATAAACCGCTTCATGAAAGTCATTTCAAGATAG
- the LOC107799140 gene encoding pentatricopeptide repeat-containing protein At3g05340-like, which yields MNLTCSRGISLLLSTCGRERNVRLGSSIHAFVLKDPQFVYLGNQFNTRNALVVWNSLLTMYARCGRTYDAAQVFDEMPMKDTVSWNSLVSGFINNGNFKMGFGYFKEMMGSGCFEFDHASLTTILSACDGLDFLGLNKMMHGLVVLSGMEREISVSNALITSYFRCGCANLGRQVFDEMGVRNVISWTAVISGLAQNEFCEESLDLFVKMQGAVVVPNYLTYLSALLACSGIKALVEARQIHGIVLKLGFHSDLYIESALMDVYSKCGSVQDAWQMFESAEVLDTIAMTVMLVGFAQNGYEEEALQIFVKMVKSGVDIDPDVVSAVLGVFGSDTSLGLGKQVHSLIIKKGFISNSFVSNGLINMYSKCGQLEESVEIFNSIARRNSVSWNSIIAAYARHGNGYRALQLYEEMRSDGVDPTDVTFISLLHACSHVGLVNKGMEFFESMQNIYGMTPRMEHYAAVVDLLGRAGLLSEAKSFIEGIPVKPDILIWQALLGACSIHGDAEMGKYAADQWVLVSPDNPVPYVLLANIYSSRGRWKDRARTIRKMKEMGVAKETGTSWIEIEKEVHSFVVADQMHPRAMIIYSTLVELFRHMRDEGYVPDNRFILHCMDSDEKEFLIDFQDTSELLCSLW from the coding sequence ATGAACCTAACCTGCTCACGAGGAATAAGCCTCCTCCTTTCAACTTGTGGAAGGGAACGCAATGTTCGTCTTGGTTCGTCCATCCATGCCTTCGTTCTCAAAGACCCACAATTTGTTTACTTAGGAAATCAGTTTAATACCCGGAATGCGCTTGTAGTATGGAACTCTCTTCTGACAATGTATGCTAGATGTGGTAGGACATATGATGCTGCCCAAGTGTTTGACGAAATGCCCATGAAAGATACGGTTTCATGGAACTCACTTGTTTCAGGATTTATAAATAATGGGAATTTTAAAATGGGATTTGGGTACTTCAAAGAAATGATGGGTTCTGGTTGTTTTGAGTTTGATCATGCCAGTTTAACTACAATTTTATCAGCTTGTGATGGGCTTGATTTTCTTGGTCTTAACAAGATGATGCATGGGTTGGTTGTTTTGAGCGGCATGGAGAGGGAAATATCTGTTAGTAATGCATTGATTACTTCTTATTTTCGATGCGGATGTGCTAATTTGGGCAGACAGGTTTTTGATGAGATGGGTGTGAGGAATGTTATCTCTTGGACAGCTGTGATTTCTGGTCTTGCTCAAAATGAATTTTGTGAGGAAAGCTTGGATTTGTTTGTGAAGATGCAAGGTGCTGTCGTTGTGCCTAATTATTTGACATACTTAAGTGCACTGTTGGCGTGTTCTGGCATCAAGGCACTCGTGGAGGCTCGTCAAATTCATGGGATTGTTTTGAAGTTGGGGTTTCATTCAGATTTGTATATAGAGAGTGCATTGATGGATGTGTATTCCAAGTGTGGCAGTGTACAAGATGCTTGGCAGATGTTTGAGTCCGCAGAGGTTCTTGACACAATTGCTATGACAGTTATGCTTGTGGGGTTTGCCCAAAATGGATATGAAGAAGAGGCACTGCAGATTTTTGTGAAAATGGTCAAATCAGGGGTTGACATTGACCCTGATGTAGTGTCAGCCGTTCTTGGTGTCTTTGGTAGCGATACTTCTTTGGGTCTTGGTAAGCAAGTGCACTCATTAATCATCAAGAAAGGTTTCATTTCAAATTCGTTTGTAAGTAATGGGCTCATTAACATGTATTCCAAGTGCGGTCAACTGGAGGAATCTGTTGAAATCTTTAATAGTATAGCTCGAAGAAATTCAGTCTCTTGGAATTCCATAATTGCAGCCTATGCTCGTCATGGGAATGGCTATAGGGCACTCCAGTTATATGAAGAGATGAGGTCAGATGGTGTAGATCCAACTGATGTTACATTCATCTCTCTGCTTCATGCTTGTAGTCATGTAGGGCTAGTAAACAAGGGTATGGAATTCTTTGAATCTATGCAGAATATCTATGGGATGACTCCTAGAATGGAGCATTATGCGGCTGTAGTTGACTTGCTTGGTCGAGCTGGACTGCTAAGTGAAGCCAAGAGTTTCATTGAGGGGATACCAGTAAAGCCAGACATACTTATTTGGCAGGCATTGCTTGGTGCCTGTAGTATTCATGGTGATGCTGAGATGGGAAAATATGCAGCTGATCAATGGGTCTTGGTTTCACCTGATAATCCTGTGCCATATGTTCTACTGGCAAACATATATTCTTCCAGGGGGCGATGGAAAGATAGAGCTAGAACTATCAGGAAAATGAAGGAAATGGGAGTGGCAAAGGAGACAGGGACAAGCTGGATAGAGATTGAGAAGGAAGTCCATAGTTTCGTAGTTGCGGATCAAATGCATCCCAGAGCCATGATCATTTATTCCACCTTGGTGGAATTGTTTAGACACATGAGAGATGAAGGGTATGTACCAGATAATAGGTTCATTCTACATTGCATGGATAGTGATGAGAAGGAATTTTTAATCGATTTTCAAGATACCTCTGAACTTTTGTGCAGCCTGTGGTAG
- the LOC107799141 gene encoding GDSL esterase/lipase At5g03980-like yields MALTVRVVHDLLVISFMFSFIVLQQKSSAQSLRTLQNPRLTKCGFDKIYQLGDSLADTGNCIRESICGARTACARLPYGMNFFQKKTTGRCSNGMLIIDFIALGSGLPLLNPYKLKSANFRHGVNFAVAGATALSAEVMAKKKIVNAATNSSLSVQLAWMSSHFKTYTDVATKLKKALFLVGEVGGNDFNHGLLQGKTMKELRNMVPEVVQTIIHGVRRVIGFGATRIAVPGNFPIGCLPIYLTKFRTKNSTAYDEHHCLKDLNNFAVFYNHHLQQAIQDLKKRYPKITLIYGDYYNAYLWLLHNAVSLGFDKSSLQKACCGMGGDYNFNIRKLCGSPGVPICADPSTYIGWDGIHLTHQAYKWLARWLINDMLPKLNCQ; encoded by the exons ATGGCATTGACAGTAAGAGTAGTGCATGATCTCCTAGTTATTTCTTTCATGTTCAGTTTCATTGTTCTTCAACAGAAAAGCAGTGCTCAATCACTACGAACGCTTCAAAATCCACGATTGACGAAATGCGGATTTGATAAAATATATCAGTTGGGTGATTCACTTGCTGATACAGGCAACTGCATTAGAGAGAGCATTTGTGGAGCTCGTACTGCATGTGCAAGACTTCCTTATGGAATGAATTTTTTCCAGAAAAAAACAACTGGACGTTGTTCTAATGGCATGCTCATTATTGATTTCATAG CTTTGGGATCTGGTTTACCTCTCCTAAATCCGTACAAGCTTAAAAGTGCAAATTTTAGACATGGTGTGAATTTTGCAGTAGCAGGAGCTACTGCTTTATCAGCTGAAGTCATGGCTAAGAAGAAGATTGTTAATGCAGCCACCAATAGCTCATTAAGTGTGCAGCTTGCTTGGATGTCTTCTCATTTTAAAACATACACAG ATGTTGCAACaaaattaaagaaggctcttttCTTAGTTGGAGAAGTAGGAGGAAATGATTTCAACCATGGGTTATTGCAAGGTAAAACGATGAAAGAGTTGCGAAATATGGTGCCAGAAGTTGTTCAAACCATTATTCATGGTGTTAGA AGGGTCATTGGTTTTGGGGCTACTCGAATTGCAGTTCCTGGCAATTTTCCAATTGGTTGTTTACCAATTTACCTAACGAAATTCAGGACAAAGAACTCAACTGCCTACGACGAGCACCATTGCTTGAAAGATCTAAATAATTTTGCAGTATTCTACAATCATCATTTGCAACAAGCCATTCAAGATTTGAAGAAAAGGTATCCAAAAATTACACTGATTTATGGTGACTACTACAATGCCTATCTCTGGCTTCTACACAATGCCGTCAGTCTTG GATTTGACAAAAGCTCCTTACAAAAAGCTTGTTGTGGAATGGGAGGAGACTATAATTTTAACATACGTAAACTATGTGGATCTCCAGGAGTGCCAATCTGTGCTGACCCTAGTACCTACATCGGTTGGGACGGAATTCATTTGACACATCAAGCATACAAATGGTTGGCGAGATGGCTAATTAATGACATGTTACCCAAATTGAACTGCCAATAA